The candidate division KSB1 bacterium genome window below encodes:
- a CDS encoding HPr family phosphocarrier protein, whose translation MIEKEVTISNQLGLHARPAALLVKTVAKFSSSFTMVKNGVAINGKSIMSVMALAAEPGSTLVLQMNGPDEIEAMEKVVELFENKFEED comes from the coding sequence ATGATAGAAAAAGAAGTAACAATATCAAATCAATTAGGCTTGCATGCTCGACCAGCCGCTTTACTTGTAAAAACGGTTGCAAAATTCTCATCTTCATTTACTATGGTGAAAAATGGTGTTGCAATTAATGGGAAAAGCATTATGAGTGTAATGGCGTTGGCTGCCGAACCCGGTTCAACCCTTGTTTTGCAAATGAATGGACCGGATGAAATAGAAGCAATGGAAAAAGTCGTTGAACTTTTTGAAAATAAATTCGAGGAAGATTGA